A stretch of DNA from Chelonoidis abingdonii isolate Lonesome George chromosome 8, CheloAbing_2.0, whole genome shotgun sequence:
GAGCTCATGTACAGTCAGCAGTGAAACGCTATCTGCCCTTGAGCAAAACAAACAGTGGTTGTTTAAACCTTTCTGTAGTAAAAACATTACTGGCCACGTTGCCCTTGTCTTTTCCAATTTCCTGTCCACAGATCACTTTAAAATATGCTTCTTTGCAATCACCCAGCCACATAGATAGTCAACACATTTCACTTTTTAAGTCTCCCATCCTGTGTCAGTAGAAGCATTGTAAATCGGCAATAAAACGTCAGGGATAAAGGCGAGATAACATCACATAAAACAGTGCAACATCAATTTACCTTCATGTGTTTTCTGAGGGAACTTGGGTGAGTGTAGGACTTATCGCACATTTTGCAGAGATAGGGTTTGTCAGAAGTGTGCACATGCATATGCTTTTTGCGGTCGCTGCTATTTGCAAAGCGCCTGTCACAGCCCTCGAATTCACACTTAAATGGTTTTTCGCCTATTACAGAAAAAATGATCTGATTAGAGACCCTGTATTTTCTAGGATTAATCAATATTTTTATGACTATTATTAAATTACCAGACCGAAGGATTGTGGTCAATTTAATTACTTGTAACTTTCCAACTTAAAAATGCTGAATCTCAGAGCCctgttttcttccatttttaaaaaatcgttCAATCGTTGTACAAGGCATATTTTTGAAGAGTTTTAATTTCACACTATTTACATTCTTTCTAGGAGAGCTTCATTTTCACTTCTCAGCTCCTGGCATATCTGGCTCGCTATAACGCTGGCAGCGATACATCAGTCGTTATAGCACTTATACGCAAGCCTTGGTGCCTAGTTTCTGCTTTTATGGCTCATTCTCGTGATATTTTGCCTACCCACCTCATACCCAGTCCCTATATTTTCGTACAATATTGGATATTATTACGATGGGTGCTTGTGATTCTTACATTGGATTAAAAGCTAACAACGTCGTCTTGAATCATCTACTAAAATCACTCTTCATATTATTTGGAAAAAACGTATAACAGCAAAAGCAGGAAGAGAcgcatatatatttatttatataagtaTTGAGGTTAGAGACGTTTTTACTGATCCCAACTGGTTTCTAATACTACAATACTAGATTAACACTTTAGGTTCAGATTACTTAAAATTATTCcatgtaattaaatatttacaaatacatgAATTACAAAGAGCAGACGAATTGGCTGACTGTATGTTTAGCACAATTTTTCATTGTAATACAGTCAAAACTGCCGACTACCAATTAATTAAAACCTATAAATTTAACAAGTCAGGTTGCTACTATTTTTTTTCACCATTGTACTTCTGcagcaaattctctctctctctctctatttttcatAAAGGTTAGGGGGAAATAATTTTCTTAATGAGCTGATTTTGAAATTAACTTCCCTCGCTGCCTCTTTTAAAAAGTAATCTAGTACATTTTACATACAATTTTTCAGAAAACAAGTCACCATATCCAGTgttttcccccactcccccatcagCACCACCATTTATTTTGCTGGAAAAGCTTGACTCTTTTATCTGCAGAAAGAAATCTAGAGAGAAGGTTACTGTACTGTACCTGTGTGAGTTCTTTTGTGTATTTTGAGATTTTCTGATCTAGCAAACACTTTCCCACAGCCTGGgaaagggcaggggaagggtttTTCACCGGTGTGGACTCTGATGTGATTTACAAGTTTATATTTGGCCTTGAAAGGTTTCCCCTCTCTTGGACACTCTTCCCAGAAACATATGTGATTGGACTGCTCGGGTCCTCCAACGTGCTCCACTGTGACATGAGTCACCAGCTCGTGCATTGTGCTGAAAGTTTTGTTGCAGGACTTTTTGGGGTTTGACAATTGCTCGGGCTCAATCCACTTACAGATGAGTTCCTGCTTGATGGGCTGCCTCATGTAGCGAAAgaaggcccctgccccatggtgGGCTGCCATGTTCATGTTCATATGGCCGTAGCCGTGGAGCTGAGTGGATGCATAGTGCTCAGATCGGGGGCTAGTGACCTGGCCGTACTGATCTGGCCTCCCGTACATGTCTCCGGAGAAGCCCAGACGCATCTGCCCGTTCACCACGTTGGGAGAAGCGTGGCTTGCGGCTTGCTCGTGAAGCCCGGGGAAAAGAATGTGTCCTGCGGCATCAGTGTGTCCGTGGGGTCCAGCGAAGCTGCCTGCAGCCGAAGCGAAGAGGCTGTGCTGGGCACTGGCCGCCGCCGCCTCGCCAAAGCCCCGGTTGCGGAAAAGAAAGTCCCGGGTGGAGTTGAAGGCTGCGCTGGAGTAGGAGCTGACATGGGTCGGGTGGTGGTGGTGCCCCAGCGCCGCCGCCGCGTAGCCGGGTGCCTGCGAGGTGAAGGCGGTCTGGCCGGCCGAGGCCAGCTCGTGTGTGCTGGGGTTAATTTTAAAAGCGCCCATGCCGTCGGCGAAGGGGTtgatccccagccccacttctcTGTCCGTTACATCTCCCGTGGAGTGGTGGCGAGACGATCCGAAGGTAGTGACTCCTATAGCGGGATACTGCGGTCCAGCATCCAGAAGCATCTTCCCACTCTCAGTGCAGcaaccgggggcgggggggggaaaaaacacggaggagcagcagcagcagcagcagcaaaaccacCCTCTCTGGAAAGTCAGCGACAATCACCACCAAAGCAAACACATCAAAAACACCCCCGTCTGCATCAGCGCCCCGAAAGGAAACAAAAAGTGTGGGAGATCTCGCAGCTGCAAATAAGCAAGAAAGCTAGAATAAGACAGACATGCACAAAAACCTCACTGTCTCTCTGATGAGACTTTTCGGGGAGGTTTGAAGTGAGGAGGGAGGCCGGGGGGTAAAAAATAAACTGGCTGCAAGTAACAGTAATGGAGAGAGACCAACACACacggcaaaaaacaaaacaaaaaacaaaaacaaaacaaaaaaatcaactccCTTCAGTTATTTTTTAGCTATAGGAATGTTGCAAAGTGGCCGagagatttttctcttctcttcgaGCTCTCCacactcttccttctccctctctctctcttttttttttcgcCCTTTTTTTTTTcgctttgcaaaaaaaaaaaaaaaggcgcaaATCATGCACAATATTGTCTTTTGCGGTTTATCTTCCTGGGGAGAAACTTTCACCTCCTCAGCCGGGCG
This window harbors:
- the ZIC1 gene encoding zinc finger protein ZIC 1; amino-acid sequence: MLLDAGPQYPAIGVTTFGSSRHHSTGDVTDREVGLGINPFADGMGAFKINPSTHELASAGQTAFTSQAPGYAAAALGHHHHPTHVSSYSSAAFNSTRDFLFRNRGFGEAAAASAQHSLFASAAGSFAGPHGHTDAAGHILFPGLHEQAASHASPNVVNGQMRLGFSGDMYGRPDQYGQVTSPRSEHYASTQLHGYGHMNMNMAAHHGAGAFFRYMRQPIKQELICKWIEPEQLSNPKKSCNKTFSTMHELVTHVTVEHVGGPEQSNHICFWEECPREGKPFKAKYKLVNHIRVHTGEKPFPCPFPGCGKVFARSENLKIHKRTHTGEKPFKCEFEGCDRRFANSSDRKKHMHVHTSDKPYLCKMCDKSYTHPSSLRKHMKVHESSSQGSQPSPAASSGYESSTPPTIVSPSTENQTTSSLSPSSSAVHHTSSHSTLTSNFNEWYV